Sequence from the Desulfobacterales bacterium genome:
CGTTCCCAGAACGGCATGACTAAAAAGCAGCATGAAGTTATGTATGCGATTGAGCACTGTCGGACATCTCATTACGGTTACCATGTAGACAAGTGTGATGCCTGCGGGCATATTGAAGACGATTTTAATTCCTGTCGTGATCGACATTGTCCCAAATGCCAGGGCATAAACCGGCGCAAATGGGTTGAAGCCAGGCTTGAAGATATTCTCCCGGTTCCATACTATCACGCCGTTTTTACACTGCCGCATCTTCTTAACGCCCTCATTTCATACAACAGGGCTCTTATATATGACCTTCTGTTTTCTACTGCGGCAGAAACGCTTCTGACATTCGGACGAGACCCGAAGTGGTTGGGCGGAGAACTCGGATTTTACGGAATACTGCATTCTTGGGGTCAGAGCATGTGGCCGCATTTGCACGTTCACTTTATTGTACCCGGAGGGGCATTGAGTGATGATGATCGCTGGCTTACACCAAGGTATCAGAGCAAGTTTTTGTTTCCGGTCCGTGCCTTGTCTAAAGTCTTTCGGGGTAAATTCATAGAGGGGTTAAAAACAGCATACGCTGATAAAAAAATCGTCTTTCCTGATGACCTTTCTCATTTGCGGGAAAAATTTCATTTTGAACGCTGGATCGATGATCTCGTCTGCCGCAACTGGATTGTGTATTGCAAGACGCCATTTCGAGATGCCGAGCAGGTGGTGCGATACATCGGTCGTTACACCCACCGGGTGGCCATCAGCAATCAACGGATTATCGATGTAAATAACGGGCGTGTTCTGTTCCGCTACAAGGATTACAAGGCCAGTAGATTTACATGGAAGGAAATGGATTTAAGCGCATCGGAGTTTATCCGCCGGTTTCTTTCTCATGTTCTGCCAAAAGGGTTTCATAAGATTCGCCATTACGGATTTTTAGCGAACGGCCGATGCAAGAAGATGGTCTCTCATATCAGAGGGGTATTGCACTGCGATACCGTCGATAAGAATAATACGAAGTCGGAGAAAACCCATAAACAATGCCCCGAATGTAAAAAAGGCCGGATGGTTCCATGGTTTATAAAAGATGGGTTTGGGCGGATTGTCTGTCTCAGTAATATTAAAATGAATTGTGGCGTTTTGCCCGACACTTCATAGCCGGTCATAAAACCGCTATGTACTTTTCACCATATATAATGTCAGTAGACTTGAACCAAACGTTCAAGCTGACAAACTGGCTGCTTCGGATAATTTGCAGGATTACATCACTGAGAGATCTCAAAGTAAATTGCTTTTATTTTTTTTACCCGTTTGCAGCTTAACTTGGCGTTGGGCCTTAATTGATAAATGTTAAACTATGAGTAGGTGGAAAAGGTGACAGAAATAGATTTCAGGCTGATTGCGCCTCGTTGTGGTGGACAGCGTGAGGCGTTTGAAGAGCTTTGCTGCCAACTTGCCCGTCGCACAATTCCAAGCGATGCCGCATTTATCCGTCTTCATGGTGCCGGAGGCGATGGCGGTGTAGAATGTTTTGCAGATTATTCAGATGGCCGGGTTGGCTGGCAAGCGAAATGTGTATTTGACATAGGGTCTCTCCTCACACAAGCCACTGGATCACTGACCACCGCTCTAAATATTCACCCTGCGCTGACAAGATACTTTGTCTGTTTCCCTTTCGATCTGACAGGCCCAACGGGCAGAAAAGGTCTGAGTGCCCAGGAGAAATTCGACAACTGGCGAAAAAGTCATGAGCAGAAAGCCAAAGCGGAAGGTCGCCAACTCGATATTGTTGCTTGGCCTGCATCCAGGCTTATAGAATTGCTGTTGGAACATGATGTACATGGAGGTGTTCGAGAGTATTTCTTTAATCAGACAATCTTAACAAACGAATGGTTTTTAGAGCATCTTGGAGTTGCAAATAAAACTGCCGGCCCACGATACACGCCCGCATTAAATGTTAAAACGGATTTGTGGAAATGGTTTGCAGCGTTTGGTCGAACAGCCACATGGTCGAATGAGTTTAAAGGCAAGATCCTTGCGTGCCGGAAAGCTAATGAAAACTTGGTTGCCGCATTAAACAGAAGTGATTCTGATTCGATGTCACCAGCATGGCCGGAGACCTCACGTGACCAGATACAGACCTTAATAGCAGATACCGGGGGACTTCTAAACGAATGTGATAGTCTTGCCACAATTGGCGATGAAGATCTCTACAAATGCTCTGTTGATAAACTTAGTAACCTTTTGGACCGCTTTAAGTCGGTTGAATCAAATTTAATTAAAGACCTTGAAACACAACACGGTGAGGGAAAAGCTGACTCACCTGGTTTTCGCCAATTCATGGCAGAATACATGGTTTCTTTTCCTGCTGCCAATTTGGACTACACACGAGAAGCGATTGTCGTGCTAACGGAGCTACATGAGTGGCTTCTTTCGCCCTCTTGCTTCCTCGCGTATAATACGGTGTTTGTGATATCAGGTATTGCGGGATCTGGAAAGACACACGGGGTATGCGATGCTGCCGACTATCGCTTTAGTGATAATCTCCTTTCGTGTATATGTTTTGGGCATGAATTTAGAGGTGAGCCTGATCCTTGGACAAGGATTTTGGAAACTCTTGGACTCCCTGTCACACTTGGAATGAATGGCTTTCTTGATGCATTGAACGCAGCTGGTAAAGCATCTGGCTCGCTACTCATTTTAAATATTGACGCGATAAATGAAACCCGCCCCTTGCGATACTGGCGAGATCGTATATCCGCAGTCTCACAAGCAATTCAGCGCAGGCAGTATTTGCGGCTTTGCGTAACCTGCAGAACTTCATTTCTATCGTATTGCCTTCCTGAAAACCATAATCTGCCTATCATAGAGCACACAGGATTTTCGGGCATCGAACGGGACGCATGTCAGGCGTTTTTTCGCCATTACGACCTCGAACCACCGATCTCACCTATCCTACAACCCGAATTATCCAACCCCCTCTACCTTCGGCTGGTCTGCGAAACTTTGCGTTCACGTGGCCTCCGGCGTATGCCATCAGGCTGGCACGGATTAGCACCAACCATTCGGGCATTCCTTGACGAAAAAGAACGACAGTTTGCAACAGAATATGAGACCAGCGAGGGCGCAAAGATTGTAAGTGGATGTCTTATGGCAATCGTGCGCGCAATAGTTGACATAGGGGAGTCATCACTTTCATGGTCCCAAGCACAAAGGTTAATCTCTGACGTGCGACCCCAAGCCAGCACATTGCCTGTTCTTGATTGGCTCGTGCGTGCAGACTTGCTGGTGGAGGATGCTCCATCCACTGATACTCTGTTTGGTGATGAAAGTGTTGTTCGACCAGCGTTTGAGCGACTAGGAGATTTTCTAATCGCAGCAGAGTTGCTGGAAAGAAGTAACCAAAAGGGCCTTGTTGTGGAGTGCCAGCCCGGAGGAGTGCTCCACAGTTTGTTTGGGGATCATGATGCTCTGGAACAGCATAGCGGTGTCCTTGCTGCGCTTTCTATCCTCGCTTCAGAGCAAAATCCTGGAGTTGAACTCCCAAATTTTGTTGATGATGCTTCAATACGAAACTCACTAATACGAATTGTGGTTCGATCATTTCCTTCAAGAGATCCCAGATCCTTCACTGCCAGGTCAGGAGTACTGATTCGGGAAGCACTGGCTTGGGAGGATTTCTCCTTTGAAGCCATGGACTCCTTGCTTGCCATATCATGGCAACCTTCTTTTATTGACGCAATATGGTTTGACGCGCTTTTAAAAGAGCAACCTTTGGCCAAACGTGACGCCTATTGGTGTGGATATCTTCACGACCGATTTGAATCAAAAAGCACGGTCCGACGCTTGATAAATGCTGCATTTGAACTGCCTTTGGAGCAGCTTGAACATGAGACCGCAGAACGATGGTGTACGGTACTCCTATGGTTTACCGCAGCCGCTGATCGTCGAGTAAAAGACTCGGCAACACGGGCTTCGATTGCAATTCTAACTGCCAAGCCACGAATATTACCGAACGTTTTGCAACGGTTGCTTTTTAGTGATGATGACAAGGTTCGAGAGCGAACTCTTCTGTGTTGCTACGGCGCATTGATTCTTTCTAAAGATGTCAACATGTTACAACATGCCACGGCATCATTACAGGAAGCTTACCGGTCTGAACCTAAAGCATTTGAGAATGCGTTGATCCGCGATCTGATTAGATGCATCAGCGAAGCGGCCAGCGAACTTAACGCTCTCCCTCAAAACTGTGATCCTCTATTGACGATGCAACCGATAGATTCAGAATGGCCTCAGGTGTTACCCTCTGATGATCAGATAGAAGCTTGGGGCAAGCTATTACGTTTCAGACCAAATGAATTTTTCAGTGATTTCTTTAAGTATTCGATGAACTGCCTTCGTCCTTGGGTACACGCTTTCTCCAAGAAAGATATGGGTGCATGGATCCTCCAAAGAATAGCCCGTGACTTCGGCTATGAAGGTTCTGGATGTGAAGGATACGATGGCTATATGCTTGGCAAACATGGAGGTGGTAGGGCCAAGCCAAGTTGGGCTGAAAGAATCGGAAAGAAATATCAGTGGATTGGAATGTATCATTTGGCTTCGAGGCTACATGATCACATAGAGAGGAATCAAGACAGTTGGACACCGGCACCGTTACGAACACCTTTCATCCTACTTGAGGAACGGAAGCTCGATCCCACGCTGCCTTGTCGAATTGTTCGTCGTGACAGAAATTCTGATGCCTGGTGGATGGGTGACTCAGCAAACCTTCAAATCGGGGAGCAGCTGTCGGATGAAGATTGGGTCAACATAGATAGGGACTTACCTTCATTAGAGAAATTGCTATCAGTGAAAGAATATGGCGGTCAGCGATGGCTATTGCTTGTCAGTTATCCTGCTTGGGATGATCGACCCGAGGATGTTGGCTGGGATGAGCAATATCGTCAAGTGTGGATGCATATTGAAAGTCATCTTGTTGCAAAAGATGATTT
This genomic interval carries:
- a CDS encoding IS91 family transposase, with the protein product MKEICTTDEHSNHKEVADIFRCYGEEYRSQNGMTKKQHEVMYAIEHCRTSHYGYHVDKCDACGHIEDDFNSCRDRHCPKCQGINRRKWVEARLEDILPVPYYHAVFTLPHLLNALISYNRALIYDLLFSTAAETLLTFGRDPKWLGGELGFYGILHSWGQSMWPHLHVHFIVPGGALSDDDRWLTPRYQSKFLFPVRALSKVFRGKFIEGLKTAYADKKIVFPDDLSHLREKFHFERWIDDLVCRNWIVYCKTPFRDAEQVVRYIGRYTHRVAISNQRIIDVNNGRVLFRYKDYKASRFTWKEMDLSASEFIRRFLSHVLPKGFHKIRHYGFLANGRCKKMVSHIRGVLHCDTVDKNNTKSEKTHKQCPECKKGRMVPWFIKDGFGRIVCLSNIKMNCGVLPDTS